A window of the Bacteroides thetaiotaomicron VPI-5482 genome harbors these coding sequences:
- the cysC gene encoding adenylyl-sulfate kinase encodes MEEKNHIYPIFDRMMTREDKEELLGQHSVMIWFTGLSGSGKSTIAIALERELHKRGLLCRILDGDNIRSGINNNLGFSETDRVENIRRIAEVSKLFLDSGIITIAAFISPNNDIREMAANIIGKDDFLEVFVSTPLEECEKRDVKGLYAKARKGEIQNFTGISAPFEVPEHPALALDTSKLSLEESVNRLLEMVLPKIEKK; translated from the coding sequence ATGGAAGAAAAAAATCATATATATCCGATTTTTGACCGCATGATGACGCGGGAGGACAAAGAAGAACTTCTGGGACAGCATAGCGTGATGATCTGGTTTACAGGTCTGAGCGGATCAGGTAAAAGTACGATTGCGATTGCATTGGAACGTGAACTCCATAAGCGCGGACTGCTGTGCCGTATTCTGGATGGAGACAATATCCGCAGCGGTATCAACAATAATCTGGGCTTCTCCGAAACTGACCGTGTAGAGAATATCCGTCGTATCGCCGAAGTATCCAAGTTGTTTTTGGACAGCGGCATCATTACGATTGCGGCATTTATCAGTCCCAATAATGATATCCGTGAAATGGCAGCGAATATTATCGGAAAAGATGATTTCCTGGAAGTTTTCGTAAGCACCCCGCTGGAAGAGTGTGAAAAGCGGGATGTGAAAGGACTGTACGCCAAAGCGCGCAAGGGAGAAATTCAGAATTTCACCGGAATTTCCGCACCGTTTGAGGTGCCCGAACATCCGGCCCTGGCATTGGATACTTCGAAGCTGAGTCTGGAAGAATCGGTCAACCGCCTGCTGGAGATGGTGTTGCCGAAAATAGAAAAGAAATAA
- the cysD gene encoding sulfate adenylyltransferase subunit CysD, protein MEEYKLSHLKELEAESIHIIREVAAEFENPVMLYSIGKDSSVMVRLAEKAFYPGKVPFPLMHIDSKWKFKEMIQFRDEYAKKHGWNLIVESNMEAFHAGVGPFTHGSKVHTDLMKTQALLHALDKYKFDAAFGGARRDEEKSRAKERIFSFRDKFHQWDPKNQRPELWDIYNARVHKGESIRVFPISNWTELDIWQYIRLENIPIVPLYYAKERPVINLDGNIIMADDDRLPEKYRDQIEMKMVRFRTLGCWPLTGAVESGAATIEEIVEEMMTTTKSERTTRVIDFDQEGSMEQKKREGYF, encoded by the coding sequence ATGGAAGAATATAAACTGAGCCATTTGAAAGAACTCGAAGCCGAGTCAATTCATATCATCCGCGAGGTGGCGGCGGAATTTGAGAATCCGGTGATGCTGTACAGCATCGGAAAAGATTCTTCGGTGATGGTGCGCTTGGCTGAAAAAGCGTTTTATCCGGGAAAAGTTCCCTTCCCGTTGATGCATATCGATTCGAAGTGGAAGTTTAAGGAAATGATCCAGTTCCGCGACGAATATGCCAAGAAACATGGCTGGAACCTGATTGTGGAAAGTAATATGGAAGCGTTTCATGCAGGGGTAGGACCTTTCACGCATGGAAGCAAGGTACATACGGACCTGATGAAGACTCAGGCATTGCTGCATGCGCTGGATAAATATAAATTTGACGCTGCATTCGGCGGCGCGCGCCGGGATGAAGAAAAGTCACGTGCCAAGGAGCGTATCTTCTCTTTCCGTGATAAATTCCACCAGTGGGACCCGAAGAACCAGCGTCCTGAATTGTGGGATATCTACAACGCCCGTGTACACAAAGGTGAGAGTATCCGTGTGTTCCCGATCAGCAACTGGACGGAGCTGGATATCTGGCAGTATATCCGTCTGGAGAATATTCCGATCGTTCCGCTGTATTATGCCAAGGAACGTCCTGTGATCAATCTGGATGGTAATATCATCATGGCGGATGACGACCGTCTGCCGGAAAAATATCGTGATCAGATCGAAATGAAGATGGTGCGTTTCCGTACTCTGGGCTGCTGGCCGTTGACGGGCGCAGTAGAGAGCGGTGCGGCTACCATCGAAGAGATCGTGGAAGAGATGATGACGACTACCAAGAGCGAACGTACTACCCGTGTGATCGACTTTGACCAGGAAGGCAGCATGGAGCAGAAGAAACGTGAAGGGTATTTTTAA
- the cysN gene encoding sulfate adenylyltransferase subunit CysN has translation MDNKLDIKAFLDKDEQKDLLRLLTAGSVDDGKSTLIGRLLFDSKKLYEDQLDALERDSKRVGNAGEHIDYALLLDGLKAEREQGITIDVAYRYFSTNGRKFIIADTPGHEQYTRNMITGGSTANLAIILVDARTGVITQTRRHTFLVSLLGIKHVVLAVNKMDLVDFSEERFDEIVSEYKKFVEPLGIPDVNCIPLSALDGDNVVDKSERTPWYKGISLLDFLETVHIDNDHNFTDFRFPVQYVLRPNLDFRGFCGKVASGIVRKGDTVMALPSGKTSKVKSIVTYDGELDYAFPPQSVTLTLEDEIDVSRGEMLVHPDNLPIVDRNFEAMMVWMDEEPMDINKSFFIKQTTNLSRTRIDAIKYKVDVNTMEHLSIDNGQLTKDNLPLQLNQIARVVLTTAKELFFDPYKKNKSCGSFILIDPITNNTSAVGMIIDRVEMKDMAATDDIPVLDLSKLDIAPEHHAAIEKVVKELERQGLSIKVIK, from the coding sequence ATGGATAATAAGCTGGATATAAAGGCCTTTCTGGATAAAGACGAACAGAAAGACTTGCTGAGACTGTTGACTGCCGGTTCGGTGGATGACGGAAAATCGACTTTGATCGGACGTCTGTTGTTTGACAGTAAGAAACTGTACGAAGATCAGCTGGATGCATTGGAACGTGACAGTAAGCGTGTAGGTAATGCAGGCGAACATATAGACTATGCTTTGTTGCTCGATGGCTTGAAAGCGGAGCGTGAGCAGGGAATTACGATTGACGTGGCTTACCGCTACTTCTCTACCAACGGCCGTAAGTTTATCATTGCGGATACTCCGGGACACGAACAGTATACACGTAATATGATTACCGGTGGCTCTACGGCCAATCTGGCAATTATCTTGGTAGACGCCCGTACGGGTGTGATTACCCAGACCCGTCGTCATACTTTTCTGGTATCTCTGTTGGGCATCAAGCACGTGGTGCTGGCAGTCAATAAGATGGACCTGGTGGACTTCTCCGAGGAACGGTTCGACGAGATTGTATCGGAATACAAGAAATTCGTAGAACCGCTGGGTATTCCGGATGTGAACTGTATTCCTCTTTCTGCTTTGGACGGTGACAACGTTGTGGATAAGTCCGAACGCACACCATGGTATAAAGGAATCTCTTTGCTGGACTTCCTCGAAACGGTTCATATCGATAATGATCATAACTTCACGGATTTCCGTTTCCCTGTGCAGTATGTGCTGCGCCCGAACCTTGACTTCCGTGGTTTCTGCGGTAAAGTGGCATCGGGTATTGTCCGCAAGGGAGATACAGTGATGGCATTGCCTTCCGGAAAGACTTCCAAGGTGAAGAGTATCGTGACATACGACGGCGAACTGGATTACGCTTTCCCGCCGCAGTCGGTTACACTGACGTTGGAAGACGAAATCGACGTATCCCGTGGTGAAATGCTGGTGCATCCGGACAACTTGCCGATCGTTGACCGCAACTTCGAAGCGATGATGGTATGGATGGATGAAGAACCGATGGACATCAATAAATCGTTCTTTATCAAGCAGACTACCAATTTGAGCCGTACCCGCATCGACGCGATCAAATATAAAGTGGATGTCAACACGATGGAGCATCTTTCCATTGACAATGGACAACTGACAAAGGACAATTTGCCATTGCAGCTCAATCAGATCGCCCGTGTTGTGCTGACTACTGCCAAGGAGCTTTTCTTCGATCCTTATAAAAAGAATAAATCTTGCGGTTCTTTTATCCTGATCGATCCGATTACGAATAATACCTCTGCCGTAGGTATGATTATCGACCGGGTGGAAATGAAAGATATGGCTGCCACGGATGACATCCCCGTACTGGATTTGTCGAAACTGGACATTGCCCCGGAACATCACGCCGCCATAGAAAAAGTCGTGAAGGAACTGGAACGCCAGGGACTCTCCATAAAAGTGATTAAATAA